In Gouania willdenowi chromosome 24, fGouWil2.1, whole genome shotgun sequence, a single window of DNA contains:
- the lyrm2 gene encoding LYR motif-containing protein 2, which yields MGLNIVRRSEMPVSRLPPTALSFKQFLQRQRILGLYRDMLRTIRKVPDEADRKYLRNWARDEFQKNKSATDQDAIRMMITQAKNHLEALQKSLALAGS from the exons ATGGGACTTAACATTGTGAGGCGCTCAGAGATGCCGGTGTCCAGGTTACCGCCTACAGCGCTGTCCTTCAAACAG TTCCTGCAGAGGCAGAGGATTCTGGGACTCTACAGGGACATGCTGAGAACCATTCGAAAGGTTCCTGACGAGGCTGACAGAAAGTACCTGAGAAATTGGGCTCGAGATGAGTTCCAGAAGAACAAGAGTGCCACAGACCAG GACGCCATCCGCATGATGATCACACAGGCCAAAAACCACCTGGAGGCGCTGCAGAAGTCACTGGCTCTGGCTGGGAGTTAG